A window from Kovacikia minuta CCNUW1 encodes these proteins:
- a CDS encoding DUF6236 family protein yields MNTVQASSFGKALYYPYIQIHDENWLKLALLYFDGIRRIVPKYVDPDDSPIEREVVNRGLLEATSPEDYCEAAEEKFVEDFLPLLEQKTSEATLLLKQVSQTFSKNRVSTRLLHLEKMTNSLRWKLEDLGLARKDGDWLRVDSNVAGSYMICLAAVMSSEIKAPPVTDTPEYQSLGEYLSFGQIPEGRFQEPHSILLKLSVNFPDPQSLENVPISRILRFSEHHRDERKQFRQVIESITKAANETSDPIALEDSLNEKRRDIESALRDHQRALDELNVKFVGSLLSVSAPTAIAATAGLAVPPLAAVLTGVGISVSLVKWWAEVRGSRREAVKKSPWHYLLSVQQFTPKTSLGASLWGIRQKAISAGESLLTMSEIEQEVLERRGGYRES; encoded by the coding sequence GGTATTCGCAGAATTGTCCCAAAATACGTTGATCCAGATGACTCTCCGATTGAACGCGAAGTAGTTAATAGAGGCTTATTGGAGGCAACATCTCCAGAAGACTATTGCGAGGCTGCGGAAGAAAAATTTGTAGAAGATTTTCTACCTCTTTTAGAGCAGAAAACGTCTGAAGCGACCTTATTATTAAAACAAGTATCACAAACATTTTCTAAAAATCGAGTTTCAACAAGACTTTTGCATTTAGAAAAAATGACGAATAGCCTTCGTTGGAAATTGGAGGATCTTGGTTTAGCGCGTAAAGATGGTGATTGGTTAAGAGTTGATTCTAATGTAGCTGGTTCATATATGATTTGTCTGGCTGCTGTTATGAGCAGTGAAATTAAAGCACCTCCAGTAACCGATACACCTGAATATCAGAGTTTAGGCGAATATCTTTCGTTTGGACAAATTCCTGAAGGTCGCTTTCAAGAACCACATAGCATCCTACTCAAATTAAGTGTTAACTTTCCTGATCCTCAATCTCTTGAAAATGTTCCAATTTCTAGAATTCTTCGCTTTAGCGAACATCATCGAGACGAGCGGAAACAGTTTCGTCAGGTAATTGAATCTATAACGAAAGCTGCAAATGAAACCTCCGATCCCATCGCTTTAGAAGATAGCTTGAATGAAAAAAGGAGAGATATTGAATCTGCTTTGAGGGATCATCAAAGAGCATTAGATGAATTAAATGTAAAATTTGTTGGTTCATTGCTGAGTGTCAGTGCTCCTACCGCGATCGCTGCGACCGCAGGATTGGCAGTCCCTCCACTAGCTGCTGTTTTGACTGGTGTTGGAATTTCAGTCAGTCTTGTCAAGTGGTGGGCTGAGGTGCGGGGTAGTCGGCGTGAAGCAGTTAAAAAATCCCCCTGGCACTATCTGCTTTCAGTTCAGCAGTTTACTCCTAAAACTTCTCTTGGAGCAAGTTTATGGGGAATTCGCCAAAAGGCAATTTCTGCTGGCGAATCTCTACTAACAATGAGCGAAATTGAGCAGGAAGTTTTAGAGCGACGGGGCGGATATCGTGAGTCTTAG
- a CDS encoding type II toxin-antitoxin system VapC family toxin encodes MSLRKTYIDSGVLITAFRGSDEIALRAIQVLDDPDRAFISSEFVKLEVLPKAIHGKRQFEVDFYETFFNQVSYWAEPLDLLVETAFQQASTYGLAAVDALHVAAALIIGADELLTTEKLTKPIHRVTGIQVISITEITSP; translated from the coding sequence GTGAGTCTTAGAAAGACCTATATCGATTCTGGTGTTCTGATTACAGCATTCAGAGGATCGGATGAAATAGCCCTTCGCGCAATTCAGGTTTTAGATGATCCAGATCGAGCGTTTATATCCAGTGAATTTGTCAAGCTAGAGGTTTTACCCAAAGCAATTCATGGTAAACGGCAATTTGAAGTAGACTTTTACGAAACCTTCTTTAATCAGGTAAGCTATTGGGCTGAGCCACTGGATTTATTAGTGGAAACAGCCTTTCAGCAGGCAAGTACTTATGGTTTGGCAGCAGTGGATGCGTTGCATGTGGCGGCTGCGTTAATCATTGGAGCAGATGAACTTTTGACCACAGAGAAGCTCACAAAGCCGATTCATCGAGTGACTGGTATTCAAGTAATTTCAATTACAGAGATTACATCTCCCTGA